GGGATCGATTGTAGTCCCGTAAGACAAATCCTGATCGAAGAATCAGCGCTTGGCTGGAAGGAATATGAGCTCGAGGTGATGCGTGATGGCAAGGATAATGTCGTCATTATTTGCTCGATTGAAAATTTTGATCCGATGGGAATTCATACCGGAGATTCTATAACCGTCGCACCGGCACAGACACTCACAGACAAGGAATATCAGATCATGCGGGATGCTGCGATCCGGATCATTCGAGAGATTGGTGTCGACACCGGTGGATCCAATATCCAGTTTGCGATCCATCCGAAAACCGGTCGGATGGTGGTGATCGAGATGAATCCGCGGGTTTCACGAAGTTCCGCCCTCGCCTCGAAGGCGACCGGATTTCCGATCGCGAAGATCGCGACGAAACTCGCCGTCGGATACACCCTGGATGAGATCCTGAATGACATTACACGATCGACACCTGCCTGCTTTGAACCAACAATTGACTATGTCGTGACGAAAATCCCCCGGTTTACGTTTGAAAAGTTCCCCGAGGCGGAATCGACTCTGACGACCCAGATGAAATCGGTGGGTGAGGTGATGGCGATCGGAAGGACATTTCAGGAGTCATTACAGAAGGGGATGCGGGCGTTAGAGACTGGGAGTGCCGGGTTTGAAAATCCCCCCATCCCCCCTTTGTCAAAGGGGGGTATGATGGAATTTATTCGAAAGAAATTGAAAAACCCCAATTCGGAACGGCTTTGGTACATCGGAGAGGCGTTTCGACGTAGGTATTCTGTTCAAGAGATCTATCGACTCACCAAGATCGATCCCTGGTTTCTGAACCATATCCGGGAGATCATCCGGTGTGAAAGAAAATTAAAACGTGTAGGGGCGTATGGCGATACGCCCTTACAAAAAAGACATTTAATGGATGCCAAACGGGCCGGTTTTTCGGATCGAAGGATCGCAAAACTCTGGGACACAACAGAAGAGGTCGTTCGCAAGAGGCGAGAGAGGGGAAATATCCGACCGGTCTATAAGAGGGTTGACACTTGTGGCGCCGAATTTGTGGCACATACCCCGTATCTTTATTCCACCTATGAGACGGAGGATGAATCTGATCCAACGCAAAAGAAAAAGGTCGTCATCCTGGGAAGCGGTCCTAATCGAATCGGGCAGGGGATTGAGTTTGATTATTGTTGTGTCCAGGCAAGCATTGGCCTTCAGGAGGAGGGGTTCGAGACGATCATGGTAAATTGTAACCCGGAGACCGTTTCCACCGATTACGACACCTCGGACCGACTCTATTTCGAGCCACTGACCTTTGAAGATGTGATGAATATTCTTGAGACGGAGAGGCCTGATGGGGTGATTGTCCAGATGGGAGGGCAGACCCCCCTTAAACTCGCTGTTCCGTTGAAGAAGGCTGGCGTGAAGATCTTGGGAACCTCCCCGGAATCGATTGATCGTGCCGAAGACCGAAAACTCTTCGCCGCCTTAATCCATAAATTGGGTCTCAGACAGCCCGAAAATGGGACTGCACGTTCCGAGGAGGAGGCGGTCGAGATTGCGAGAAAACTCGGTTTTCCGGTCCTGGTCCGTCCTTCTTATGTCCTTGGTGGTCGTGGGATGGCGATCGCGCATATTGAGGAATATTTGAGAAAGTTTATGAAGAAGGCGACGGAAGTCACACCCGAACATCCGGTATTGATCGATAAGTTTCTTTCCACCGCTATTGAGGTCGATGTTGATGCCCTTTGCGATGGTGAGCAGGTGGTGATTGCCGGGATCATGGAACATATCGAGGAGGCGGGGATCCACTCCGGGGATAGCGCTGCTTGTCTGCCCCCATTTTCACTTCCTCCGAAGATGATTGCCGAGATTACAGAGGCGACAAAACTTTTGGCACGCGAGTTGAAGGTCATCGGTCTGATTAATATTCAGTTTGCGATTCAAAAGTCCCAACTTTACATCCTCGAGGTGAATCCAAGGGCCTCGCGAACGGTCCCCTTTATTTCAAAGGCGACAGGGGTTCCGATCGCCCGGATCGCTTCAAAACTGATGGTCGGTCGAAAATTAAGAGATTTTGATTTGAAGGGACTCGAGGAGCCGGATTACTTCTCGGTCAAGGAGTCTGTATTTCCTTTTCAGAAATTTCCTGGAGTTGATACCCTGCTGGGGCCCGAAATGAAGTCAACAGGAGAGGTGATGGGGATCGGTCAAGATTTTGGTGTTGCCTTCGCGAAGTCTCAGATCGCCGCTGGCAACATATTGCCACTCCAGGGAAAGATTTTTTTGAGCGTGAAGGATTCCGATAAGCCGCTTATTGGTGGAATTGTCAAAAAACTCCTCAGGGCCGGTTTTTCAATTGTCGCGACACGAGGGACGGCGAATTATCTTCGAGGGGCGGATATGCCCACGGAGATCATTAATAAAGTGGCGGAAGGAAGTCCTCATATTGTGGAGGCGCTTGAGAGAGGCGAAATTACGATGGTGATCAATACGGTGGAAGGACGGATTCCCGCCCTCGACTCCTTTTCGATCCGCAGAACGACATTGATGAAAGGGATTCCTTATTTCACAACCATCTCAGCAGCGATGGCAGCGGTCGATGGAATTCTGGCCATGAAAGAGAAGGGGCTGACCGTCCGGTCGATTCAGGAATATCATCAGAGGGCCAGAACATCAGTATCGTCGCATAAGATATATTATGTCAAATCACTTCACTGAGAGGGATTCAGGACCGCCTTCCAGTGACGTTTCTCTTTTTCAATCGTTTCATTTGTTCCAATGATCATAAGACCACCAATTGCCACCGATGCTGCAACTCCCATCAGAATAAAATCATCACTAAGATTGTTCCCTCGAGGAAGTAGTGCCAAGGCAATCCCTCCTACCCCAACTGCCATTCCGCAAAGTAATCCAAAAACATTAACACCAAGGCCCACTCTATCAGTCTCATGCTTTTGGGAGGCGGTGCCAAGACAGTAGGCCAAAAGGACACCCGAAATTGAAGCGGCAGCAACACTAACAGCCAGCAGAGGGTGTGCCGGGATGAACTTGCCAGGATGGTGTCGGTAGAGACCCAATCCCAAAAAGGAAAACCCAACACCATCGATCAGGTAATTTCCAGCAGATAAAACTCTTTCTCGAGTCGTTATTTTTCCAGGTGACGGCGAGATTTCTGGTCGCATAAGATTAAACAGAAGACCGATTGCCAAAATTCCAGCGCCTCCCAAGGATAAATAGTATGGTAGAGTTGTCAGATTGACCATGGAGCGTCTTGTTAATGCTGTCCAAAGAGCACCAACTCCGACACCAACCGGTACTGCTGTCCCGAGATTCCCTCCAAAGCTCTCCGAATCAGGCAATGAGATAAGATGAAAAGCGACGGCACCGATCAAAAATGGTATACCTAACCAGAGGAAATTATTGGGGCTTATATTGAGTTTGATCTTTTCTCTCAAGGCACCGCAACCGATAAGTGTGGCGCCAAAACCCACCATCATACCGGAAAATGTAAGCCCAACTTTATTACCGGCACCAATTTTTTGAGACCAGGGCTCGAGACAATGATTATAATTTTCAACAGAAACATGAGCTAAGCCAAGAATCCGATCACGTTCTGTTTTTGTTCGTGGGAGAAAACAGGAGTCTTTGTTCGAACAGTTTGCCTCGATCGTCCTGATGACCGAAGGCATGCATGCGCGGACAGAAGGATCTAAAGAATCGATTCGAATCCCCTCATTCCGAATCTGCTCCGTCATAGGCTCCCCCTTTCCTTGCTCTCTAAATCGGTTTAAGCTTCAAATGGTTGCGGACTCCTTTTTCCTATGGTAGCCGAGGCTACAAATATGCCTAAACGAAACAAAGTTTCAGTTGGTTTGATCCAAATGGCGTGTACGGAAGATT
This genomic window from Deltaproteobacteria bacterium contains:
- the carB gene encoding carbamoyl-phosphate synthase large subunit — its product is MPKRTDLKKIMLIGSGPIVIGQACEFDYSGTQACKALKAEGYEVVLINSNPATIMTDPEVADRTYIEPITPEVIQQIIEKERPQALLPTLGGQTALNQAVILAESGVLDRYQVELIGAKLPAIKKAEDRQLFKEAMKKIGLEVPTSGLAHSMKEAWKVLKTTGYPAIIRPAFTLGGSGGNIARNKKEFAEYAQWGIDCSPVRQILIEESALGWKEYELEVMRDGKDNVVIICSIENFDPMGIHTGDSITVAPAQTLTDKEYQIMRDAAIRIIREIGVDTGGSNIQFAIHPKTGRMVVIEMNPRVSRSSALASKATGFPIAKIATKLAVGYTLDEILNDITRSTPACFEPTIDYVVTKIPRFTFEKFPEAESTLTTQMKSVGEVMAIGRTFQESLQKGMRALETGSAGFENPPIPPLSKGGMMEFIRKKLKNPNSERLWYIGEAFRRRYSVQEIYRLTKIDPWFLNHIREIIRCERKLKRVGAYGDTPLQKRHLMDAKRAGFSDRRIAKLWDTTEEVVRKRRERGNIRPVYKRVDTCGAEFVAHTPYLYSTYETEDESDPTQKKKVVILGSGPNRIGQGIEFDYCCVQASIGLQEEGFETIMVNCNPETVSTDYDTSDRLYFEPLTFEDVMNILETERPDGVIVQMGGQTPLKLAVPLKKAGVKILGTSPESIDRAEDRKLFAALIHKLGLRQPENGTARSEEEAVEIARKLGFPVLVRPSYVLGGRGMAIAHIEEYLRKFMKKATEVTPEHPVLIDKFLSTAIEVDVDALCDGEQVVIAGIMEHIEEAGIHSGDSAACLPPFSLPPKMIAEITEATKLLARELKVIGLINIQFAIQKSQLYILEVNPRASRTVPFISKATGVPIARIASKLMVGRKLRDFDLKGLEEPDYFSVKESVFPFQKFPGVDTLLGPEMKSTGEVMGIGQDFGVAFAKSQIAAGNILPLQGKIFLSVKDSDKPLIGGIVKKLLRAGFSIVATRGTANYLRGADMPTEIINKVAEGSPHIVEALERGEITMVINTVEGRIPALDSFSIRRTTLMKGIPYFTTISAAMAAVDGILAMKEKGLTVRSIQEYHQRARTSVSSHKIYYVKSLH